One stretch of Rhipicephalus microplus isolate Deutch F79 unplaced genomic scaffold, USDA_Rmic scaffold_84, whole genome shotgun sequence DNA includes these proteins:
- the LOC142790227 gene encoding uncharacterized protein LOC142790227, whose protein sequence is MAHLPSLLNDVPGVQHALYADDITLWATQGSLGSIETCLQHAASIVDSYARGCGLECSPTKSEYVHLRPKPNDTTQIELTLCNRAIPERDEIRVLGLFIHKHRRIDTTLRKLRTVGDQVGRMIRRVSNKRGGLKSRAALRLANAFVTSRILYSTPYLRLRKCDENTLDCILRKIYKRALDLPISTSNQRLADLGMTNTYGELKEAHLNNQYLRLSRSQDGNNLLHRLHISNTHKVEERTAIPEDWRGALIIPPLPQNMTNGTHDGRRTARATALQQRYGSRPGVFYTDASGPHHGGWYTAAVVHQNVPIQGLTFRAPDITHAEEVAIALAAADPASRIIITDSRRACQNLTRGCINDRAAEILKRCYYLDRPNPRTVIWTPAHTGLVGNEAADASARALNYRDPPRPPSPDVPEPIPATSFREITAMYKSNRLRFPPPASGLPKKDERWLLRLYTNTVLCPAILKHFNPAFSGECPHCDHPFADTFHMVWACPSNPAVPPLPSPSLPTRESWEAALLGCSTLEDQRALVARARAAAEATGVPD, encoded by the coding sequence ATGGCTCACCTTCCCTCATTGCTAAACGATGTCCCAGGCGTGCAGCACgctctgtacgccgacgacatcacgctATGGGCAACTCAGGGTTCCCTTGGTAGCATCGAGACATGTCTGCaacatgccgcgtcgatagttgaCAGCTACGCCCGCGGCTGCGGTCTCGAATGCTCACCCACCAAATCGGAATACGTGCATCTTCGCCCCAAACCGAACGACACGACACAAATTGAACTCACCTTGTGTAACAGGGCCATTCCGGAACGCGACGAAATCAGAGTCCTGGGACTCTTCATACACAAACACCGCAGAATTGATACCACTCTGCGCAAACTACGCACTGTGGGGGATCAGGTGGGCCGCATGATCCGCCGGGTTTCGAACAAGCGAGGAGGTCTCAAGAGCCGTGCTGCTCTGCGCCTCGCCAACGCTTTCGTGACCAGCCGGATCCTTTATTCGACACCTTACCTGCGTCTGCGTAAATGCGACGAGAATACACTAGACTGTATACTCCGCAAAATTTACAAACGTGCCCTAGACCTCCCCATCTCAACGTCGAACCAACGTCTCGCAGACCTGGGCATGACAAACACGTACGGGGAACTTAAAGAGGCTCATCTCAATAACCAGTACCTGCGCCTTAGTAGGTCTCAGGATGGGAACAACCTCCTACACCGCCTCCACATTTCCAACACCCACAAGGTGGAAGAGCGTACCGCGATCCCCGAGGATTGGCGTGGTGCACTGATCATTCCGCCTCTGCCCCAAAACATGACAAATGGGACTCACGATGGGCGGCGTACAGCGCGGGCtacagccctacagcaacggtatggCTCACGCCCGGGAGTCTTCTACACGGACGCATCCGGCCCCCACCACGGCGGGTGGTACACGGCCGCTGTGGTTCACCAAAACGTACCTATTCAAGGGCTCACCTTTCGAGCACCGGACatcacacacgcggaggaggtcgcCATAGCCCTCGCCGCAGCGGACCCCGCATCTCGGATAATTATTACCGATTCGCGGAGGGCGTGCCAAAATCTCACACGGGGTTGCATCAATGATCGCGCCGCCGAAATCCTTAAGCGATGCTATTATCTAGATCGCCCAAATCCACGCACCGTCATCTGGACTCCTGCTCATACGGGGCTAGTTGGAAACGAGGCTGCAGATGCCTCGGCCCGCGCGCTTAATTACCGGGACCCGCCTCGCCCTCCATCGCCTGATGTTCCAGAACCCATTCCGGCTACCTCTTTCAGAGAAATCACCGCTATGTACAAATCGAACAGGCTCCGCTTCCCACCCCCAGCATCGGGCCTGCCCAAGAAGGACGAGCGCTGGCTCCTCCGTCTCTATACCAATACAGTATTGTGCCCGGCGATACTCAAACATTTCAATCCGGCATTCTCTGGGGAATGCCCGCACTGTGACCATCCGTTCGCGGATACTTTCcatatggtgtgggcatgcccctcaaatccggcggtcccgccacttccttccccttccctccctacccgagagagctgggaggctgccctgctcggttgctcgaccctagaagaccagcgtgccctagtggcccgagcgcgtgctgcagcagaagccacaggggtcccggactag